The Triticum aestivum cultivar Chinese Spring chromosome 4B, IWGSC CS RefSeq v2.1, whole genome shotgun sequence sequence CAACAGTATAACCAGCCCTAAAATATCACTTCAATCCTCCAAGCCTCTTATCCACTCCCGTTCGCTCGTGGCGGGGGAGTAGTCAAAATAGAAAAAACTCACATTGAGTTTGGGGATAATCAGGTTCGAACCGATGACTTCCACCACATCAAGGTAGCACTCTACCACTAAGTTATATCCCTTTCCCATCTTATCAAGAAAGAGAATTAACGAATCATAAGGCAAAAATGCGAGAAACTCAAGGCCGCTCTTTCCCCGGGTTTTTTTTTCGCAAAGGGAATGTCAGCCAGATAGCACTACCAAAAAAATACGCTATGGATCATAAAGTGGTGCGGCatgcatctacagccggacttgccAAATCCGGCACCCTATACGCGCCCGCGGACAGTGACCGGGCACTCCCTAAATCCGCACGTCCACAACCGCATATCTTATATCTGGCACTCTATATCCATACAAAATCATGCAACATAATACGTAGATCACCAAACGGGCAAAATCGACAGGAAACAGACTCTAAACAGATAGCAAACGGGCATACATTCACATATAAACATCACCAAAAGACTGGTCATAGTTCACACGGTTCGAACTGTCCAGCAAATGCTAACTAGATACTAAGAGGTAGATACTACGAGCTAGATATGAGAGGGCAGAGCTTCACCACTTCCTCACCGGCCCTTTCCCCTTCCGATCGCCGGCGATGCTTTAGGCGTCCGCGGCATGAGGTGGGTCGATGTCGGAGCCGTCGGAGGAGGAATCAAAGACGACGATGTAGCCCTTCAAGCGCCGGACGATGCGGTCCTGCTTGCGCTTGAGCTTGGCCACCCTCGCCGCCTACCGCTCGGACTCCTCAGTGTTGAGCCGGAGCTGCTCGGCATTGATGCTTCGGAGCTGCCAGGCGTCCATCTACGTCGTGTAAGTGATCGACGGTACACCCACTGAAGGAGACACTCATCCTCGTAGGGCACCGGCATCACGCGGCGGCGGCAGGTAGACTGCGCAGCCGCGTCAGACGCGGCCCTCATCTCCCTTGCCCTCTGActctcgcggggggggggggggcgtgccttTGATTCCGGAGTCCGCATATGCGGTGTCGGTGGAGCGGGCACTAGAATCCACCGCTGCCTGTGCGGAGCAACAACCGAAGGTGGAGGGGGCCGTTTGGTGGGCCGCGCCGATTGAGCTACCCATGCAGATCCGCACGCGAGGAGGGAAGGGTCGGCGCCGGCATCAGTGCTGTCGCGACGGGTGACAGGCGGCGACACACCTGAACCGGAGTTGCCGCCCGTATCGTTTCTTGAGCGCTCCAGCGCGATACGGAGCGCCAGCTCGTCCTCATCTCCTGAGCCGCCGTCGGAGCGGCTGTCGGTGCTGGACATGGTCGCAGGAGTTCGGGATTGGACAGGTTGAAGAAAAAGGAACGGAGCGGAGCGAAGTAAAGTGAGCCTAGGATTTGCTTCAGAGCTGGGCCGGACGAACGTGGCGGACGCGCCCCGGGCCTCCTCATATCTGTCCTAGATTTCGGCTGGATATGAGGGGTATTGGCCAGCCCGGACGTTTGAGACCGGTTTGAAGCCCGGTTAGGTCGTATTTTCATGGCCGGTTAGTGACCGGTCCGTCCGCCCGGTCGTTTGAGCGGAGTTTGGGGTGGCCCGGCTATATATGCTCTTATAAAGTAGAAAGATCTAGATCGATAATTCATCCTGGAGCCGGGGCTCAGCTGCTCCCTGtcaggaaaaaaattcaaaaaaaatactagaaaaattcaaaaaaatccatttttttgtgATAGATAAATAGATGCGTGAGGCCCGCTGCaaaaatcaactcatttggacatttgagcaagtctcggcaaaaaagacaaatcgggttaAAACAGTTCATGAATAGTAAACTTTTTTAGAGACCCCGGTTTAGTCTTTTTTACACAGACTTGCTCAAATGTCCAAACGAGTTGATCTTTGCAGCGAACCTCACGCATCTAATTATCTATCACATAAAAAAAAGtttggaattttttgatttttttatttgttttgatttttttcgtgagGGGGGTGCAGATGAGTCCAGGTGCAGATTAGCCGCGTCCGATCTAGATTCTTGTTTGTTTCTACGTCGCCTGTAAACAAAATTTTATTTCGCAGCATGGAACATGACACTTGGACAGATGGAGACGAAACCCTCTGTGCAACGTGCTCACGGCGAGGGCACACGTCAGGATGCGGCCACGTCCATGTGTGATGTAGTTCATGGCACACGTGTGGCCATGCACACCGCCGCACAAACTCCTCGTGTCCGCTCGGTCTGGCAGAAGGAAGCTTGCAATTCTTGGATCCGGTGACCGCTGTCGCACGGCCTATACCTGGCAAACCCTGCATGCACCTGGTGGCAGCAGAACATCAGAAATAAGCAGGGAAATTGTCTTCATCTACCTGGGACCTGGGACCTGGGACTTGGCCACAGCAGTAATCTTGGTACTGTGCATTGCTCCGCTTCTAATTCTAAGAAGAAAAGAGCAAGCGAAACAAGGGAGATTCAGTTGATGGTGGAACATTTCCGGAGCTGAAGACGGTGCATTCTCTCCCCTGATCACACAATGATGATCTGAATTCTGAATCCGAGAGTTGCCCACCTGAAGAAACAGCATTCGATTCTCACCTAAAGAAAGAAGAATTCAGAAGGTGGGATCAGGACGCGTAGACGGTTATCACACTGCCAAACTGAACTCGATCTGCAAAGGAGATCGAAGCCAGTGGCTTCAGAGagatttttctttgtttcttgaaGAGGGATGGCCTGGCATGGTGGATGAGAGCCACTCTGGCTAGCCAAGAAGACCCACCCATGCAACCACACAAACTGCATCCATCACAGGGGCTTCCCAGCCGATGGTGAGATGGATCAGTTAGCAGAGGCATTGCATAGGCAAGTCATTCTTGGCTACCGGATGAAAGGAGGCTCTCCATCTCCATGCAAGGCTttacctcctcttcttcttcttcttcttcttcttcttcacactTGATATACAATTCCTTGTCTGATATATGTATGATGATGGGTCTCCTTGGGGCTCTGTGTGTACATCCCTGCTGGCTCACACCAGCTGGTATTTATAGTGTGGACATTGGAGGGGGTCGGGACAGGTGGTGCTTGTCACATTTAAGCTGAGTCACGCAATTGGCATCATTCCAAATTTTATTTGTAGCCAAGTGAAATTAATTCTATTTAAGTGATGATTTTGGATTATCGGAACTCCACGCGAGGCCTTTATTTTCACGCGAGTGATGGATGTCCACCATATATTATGTTCAAAACATTACCAAGCATAAGAATTACATTGAGTTGTCTGGACCACCGAACGACCACTACCATCGCAAAAACGAGCCACCGACGCGCCTCTGCCACTGCTCTCCTGTTAGAGTTGGCTCTGACCTTATCGATGGCCGTCAGGAAGTTTCCGTGCACACGCCCCTAGGGACCAACATCCTTGAGCCGCAATCGTTGTTGTCGAACCCTTTAATCCATCGTAAATAATCCATCAGAAGTGCCTGACAACAGATCTCATCGACGCATACTCATCGTCGCGTACATACGACGAGAAACCCTAATCTCGCTACCACAAGGAGACGACAGGAATCTACATCGGAGCTCCGTCGAGCCTGTCCTTCCGGACAGACTCGAGGAGGATCAGATTTAGAAGACCAACTCGAAGATGAAGCATCGTCATCAGTTCAAATGTCACCCCTGCGAGGATTAAAAAACCCTGACCTAATCTGATACCTGAAGCCGTGTAACCGGGATTTCCCTTCCGCCACCTGTCACCGAGGTGGCAGACAGAGGGGAGGCGAATGAACGAGCTGGCCGACGGAACCTGGAGGGTATGAGGTCTTCACCCTAGTTGCCCGTTGAGGGGAAGGAGTTTCGATGGTTAAGTTCCTCCTGGGAGAACTAGCCCACCATGTTAAAGTTGTTTGCATTTTCCAAGATTTATTGTAGGCTCTTAGGCAATGTTCATTAGATGGAAAATGGCGTTCTCATCGACTATAAGGTATTTGtggtgacttcatcaatctcaatCTTTATCCGCTCGGTATCTTGGATGTGCTCATATGGATAGGTCAGTCTTTTCGGTGTGCTCATATGGATAGGAAGTGCATGGGTGCGTCCATAGGTATGCTGGTAAAGAAACTGCACTTTTCATTATGTCCTGTATCACAAATACTATTCCATTGAAAAGTAGATTTTATTCTGTAGATCTTGAAAGTTGACCCCCAAAAATCTTTTTAGATCTCATCCGAAGGGATTGAGATGCCCAATGCTAAGATCGACCAAACCATCTAAACGGCACCTCTCAGAACAGGAAAAGTCTAGCGAATGTCAATGAGCATCCAAGAGTAACAATCACAGCTAGTATATGCTTGACACTGCATGGTACCTACGATCGTTTCCCAACACAGGTATGATAAAGGAATATTGCAATTTTAGGCATCAACTTGTATGTATAGTGCAAATGTAAGGGCCATCAGAAGCAACAATTCTACTGCTTGTAGCGTAAGTTGGAAGAATACATCACAAATTCTATGACAAATAAAACACGAAACATTCATCAAAAGCACGGACCACTCCAGACTCCACAAGCCTTTCCAAACGTCAAATCTATGGCTACAAGAGATAGTAACGCACATCAATAATAAGTCTGATGCGAATGCAGGCAACAAGACACAATAAAGTAGTTCAGCTGTTTATTTTACAGGTGGAAATTTCTACATTTCAAGTAGAGGAACTAATGCCTTGTTCTTAAGTGAAGCTACTTCTCATCAGGTCCTTACTGCCTACCCTGCACGACACCAAAATGAAGAATCATCAGTGATAAGAAAAGATTAACGGTATAAGCAAAACTGCAGACACAATTTATCATAGGCATATTCCTCAGGGTTGATGTATGCGCCAGGATTTCCTAATACAAAATTTAATAGTACCCCGTATATGCTTGCATTTACATTTAAGGACCTAGCAGGTTCGTTGCTCTAGTGTTTTACCAAACAGATGGGCATGAGAATTTAAGGCCAAAAATTTAGTCCACTTCCGAGACATGTTGAAACTACAAATCTAACGGTGAACATACAAACTTCAAACCATCAGTAGGCAAGAGCTACAGGCATGATAAAGTTATATTCATAGGTGCTTCAATGTACAGCTTTATGGACAAATTGTGCAAATTTAAGCTTTATGGACAGAAGAAATCAATATTGGTCATCTTcaatcaaatactccctccataaagaaatataagagcgtttggatTGTTACttcagtgatctaaacgctcttatatttctttacagagggagtacttgtctATAGTGCCAGTAAAAGTCATATGACAAAGGCTTTCATACCTGCCAGTTCCCTTGTTGTCCTTCACCTGGGCTAGGATACTGACCAGAAACCCCTTGCAAGTTATCTCCTCCATATGCAGGCGCTGCACCCTGTCTGTTGTCTCCACCATAACCAGGAGCCCCTTGGTTACCTCCAGGATATCTCGACCCAGACGGTTGCCCATAAGCTGGAGGTTCAGATGGCTTCCCATAGGATCCAGGAGCAGGCGGTTGACCGTAATTTCCAGGTGCAGGCGGTTGACCATAATTTCCAGGTGCAGGCGGTTGACCATAATTTCCAGGTGCAGGTGGTTGACCATAATTTCCAGGTGCAGGCGGTTGACCATAATTTCCAGGTGCTGAAGGGCCACCAGGCCTGAGATCTCCTTCCTGTCCTTGCGAGAAACTCCTGCGCTCTTGTGGATCTTGGAAACCTTGACCGGCTTCATTTACACGCCCTTGGTACCCACCAGGCGCATTGTAACCTGGACGGTCGGCGGAATCATTCCTCCCATAACCTCTACCATCTTGTCCAGCTTGTGTGTAATTCTGCTGTGGAGCGTAGCCTCTTACGTCTTGCTGTGGGCGGGACCCTTGGAAGTTTCCTTGTGGTGACCTGTTCTGGTAATTTCCGTGAGGTGGACTGTTCTGGTAATTACCTTGCGGTGGAGGACTGTTTTCGTAATTTCCACGATAGTTGCGGTTTCTATCATTCCTTGACAGTTTGCTATACTGAACAGGTGGTGGTCTTGGAGTTATGACACCATTCTCGTATTTGTCTCCTGTTGAAACCAATTCACACATACAGATAAGATCAGGGGCATATGAACTTACTAAACAGTACTTGATGAACAAGAATACAACAAACCTCCATACTCCTTTGTCTCTGGGTATAAATATGAATCAGGCAAGATAAAAACAACTCCAGGCAATCCTGATCAAAATGTAAAAAAAGAAGGTATTTAAATTTATAGAATAACAAACATTCCAAACAGAATATAAGTCTAGATATCACATCATCTCACCGCGAAACTTTTCTGACATTTCCTCAGTCATTACAGCTTGAAAACCAACATATGTTGTTGTACTAAGAGCATACATCCTCTTCTTAGCCTCCTCATAACTACAAGAAGCTAAGAGCTCAGCTAAATGTTGCAAATTATATTACATTGCTTACACATCAGTCAGAAGAAACATTAGCATCATAAATAAGGGCATGCCTTCACTAGATAATTTCAGAGACATCAATTTGATAAGCAACAGCTTTACAAATTCTAGGCAAGAGCAAGAGCAACGACTTAACCTTTTAAGAGCGGAAACAGAACCATCAAATATAGGGAACCATTCGCTAGCAGTATTCATTGGTGTAGAAACAGACCATTCGCTAACAGTGACCATCAAATTCAATGAATAAGAACATACTGCAGTAACTATGACAGATAAGGGATCCTTGAACTGAAAAGTACATTCAAAATACTAGATGTAGATCTCATAATGACTTAAGTTATATATTACCATAAcgttatgaaaaattaccattgcCATTCTCCAAAATCAAATTATTCTATATTTCCCTTTATAACCAGTTAATTACTATTCTAATTTCATACAGAAGAAAGCAACAAAGCTGACAGCGCAAACGAATATTAGTTTTCAGGTCAATCTCGAGGTGCTACTTCTGATATTTCTGCCTAGTGGCCCACGTCTAGTTTAGTGGAGAGCCCTAACTAAAAAAGGCAGGATTAAATGTATGGTTGGATTATGGAAAATGCATGTCTTTACAGTCAGGAAATAATAAATAGCAGTGGATTTAAAATATCTTGAATACTTCAAATCACCACACATACAAAAATGCTCCAGACAGAATAATGTTACTTGACATAAGTGTgtcaaactactccctccgttccataattcttgTTTACTGAAGTCAAAAAATGTTGATGGCGCACACAAAAATTGCATCACTCACGACTAAACCACTGGAGCTATCGAGCATAGAAAATTTTCAAACGTTTTAGTCGCCATAAGTAGAACAAGGCACATTATCGCAAGAATCAAACTTTGTTGACATAATTCAGATCCATAGCCACCAAAATAAACATGACAGCCACCCTCAAAGCTATCACCCACTCACTTGAAAAAGCAACAAGCAGCTCAATGATTGCAGCAATTGCAACTACAGATTAGTATTGTAAACCTTTGTTAATAAAAAATTAATATGGAACGACAATCAAACTAACAGCACACCATATATCAGAACCAAATGAATACCACACATCCGCAGCGTTCAATCACGAGAAATCAAAGCGATCAGACTCACCCTTCTGAGATTGATTCGACACGAGACAAGTCCGATTCCTAACCGATTCACACATTTCTGATGAGAAACGAAATAAGACTAATTCGACACGAGGAAAAGTCCAATTC is a genomic window containing:
- the LOC123091396 gene encoding multiple organellar RNA editing factor 1, mitochondrial; the protein is MALALRLRRALAAASTSASLLRPTASAAAPPHRAPLLAPFVAPLPRPFLPGGAAGFRSTAATAARGNYGGGADDAKIDPDEILFEGCDYNHWLITMEFPDPKPSREEMIETYLQTLAKVVGSYEEAKKRMYALSTTTYVGFQAVMTEEMSEKFRGLPGVVFILPDSYLYPETKEYGGDKYENGVITPRPPPVQYSKLSRNDRNRNYRGNYENSPPPQGNYQNSPPHGNYQNRSPQGNFQGSRPQQDVRGYAPQQNYTQAGQDGRGYGRNDSADRPGYNAPGGYQGRVNEAGQGFQDPQERRSFSQGQEGDLRPGGPSAPGNYGQPPAPGNYGQPPAPGNYGQPPAPGNYGQPPAPGNYGQPPAPGSYGKPSEPPAYGQPSGSRYPGGNQGAPGYGGDNRQGAAPAYGGDNLQGVSGQYPSPGEGQQGNWQGRQ